Proteins encoded within one genomic window of Glycine soja cultivar W05 chromosome 1, ASM419377v2, whole genome shotgun sequence:
- the LOC114420551 gene encoding zinc-finger homeodomain protein 6-like: MAMRGQQDKEIEIPTTTTTTLGYNLLPNRDSSSSSSKLSSPTVGERSSSDHDHQTHTLIFNETPHHNLYPPPPSLAPPQPQRPTLDPDLSTPIAPTSNPPRTSTPSIRYRECLRNHAASMGSHVVDGCGEFMASGEEGTPESLRCAACECHRSFHRKEVEGELQPQSLPQQHVPNYHSYYTNKHNGHFHYPTPSSSSLHHRLVATTTATPSLVPPVMMAFGGPAESSSEDLINNTGAQLSVQQQAPLTHSSNKKRFRTKFSQHQKDRMMEFADKIDWKIQKHNEQEVQHFCSQVGVKRQVFKVWMHNNKQTSSSKKQQM, from the coding sequence ATGGCAATGAGAGGGCAACAAGATAAGGAAATAGAGATACcaaccacaaccacaaccacttTAGGTTACAACCTTCTTCCCAACcgagattcttcttcttcctcttccaagCTCTCTTCTCCAACTGTTGGTGAAAGAAGTAGCAGTGATCATGATCATCAAACTCACACATTGATCTTCAACGAAACACCTCACCATAATCTCTATCCACCACCTCCTTCTCTTGCACCGCCTCAACCTCAAAGACCCACATTAGATCCAGATCTAAGCACCCCAATTGCTCCCACATCGAACCCCCCAAGAACCTCGACCCCATCGATCAGGTACCGAGAATGTCTTCGGAACCACGCGGCGAGCATGGGGAGCCACGTGGTGGACGGCTGCGGGGAGTTCATGGCAAGTGGAGAAGAAGGCACGCCGGAATCACTAAGATGCGCGGCGTGCGAGTGCCACCGCAGCTTCCACAGAAAAGAAGTTGAAGGAGAATTACAACCGCAATCGCTACCACAACAACATGTTCCAAATTACCACAGCTACTACACCAACAAGCACAACGGTCACTTTCACTACCCTACACCCTCTTCTTCATCCCTTCATCATAGATTGGTTGCCACTACTACCGCCACACCGAGCTTGGTCCCCCCAGTGATGATGGCCTTCGGAGGCCCAGCTGAGTCATCTAGTGAAGATCTCATCAACAACACTGGAGCCCAGTTATCAGTGCAGCAGCAGGCACCACTAACACACTCTTCCAACAAGAAGAGGTTCAGGACTAAGTTCTCTCAGCACCAGAAGGATAGGATGATGGAGTTTGCTGACAAGATTGATTGGAAGATCCAGAAACACAATGAGCAGGAGGTACAGCACTTTTGTTCTCAAGTGGGTGTCAAGAGACAGGTTTTTAAGGTTTGGATGCACAATAACAAGCAAACTAGTAGTAGTAAGAAGCAGCAAATGTAA